One window of the Torulaspora delbrueckii CBS 1146 chromosome 6, complete genome genome contains the following:
- the TDEL0F00770 gene encoding uncharacterized protein (similar to Saccharomyces cerevisiae YNL165W; ancestral locus Anc_2.89) — protein sequence MNRIRNLIGHQRSGTTSDQQDSNEQQPVAINNDVDDQSTVFGDQSDEIPDTVTLNTVVSGSLTIGDFQRQGFVNRCPTFNAARTMPLAYVLLTKGFFCFPSEKAYEKFLDNNRTFNTLDTNEGLGIPLFHAISAGVIKTMFNRHAPIMRIYKYMIIDTDTEKPPKDGTLVAQDGSKMLYKYLFCTIYQELMNDYSRVEHKFVFSGETAPENIVLANYVLTRGTDTKMQGLNLRWYGTTGFASPFGASVLKLLVLDDGMPSMMDQCKLEEFEEYSKSYKGRSLGKLPIWATYSDKCSTMIPKKRSLRLAEFNVGETGRECSRGIIDIPIETQALACMCMVLHDFESRKDRRGGGAMVLPAVPFI from the coding sequence ATGAATCGTATTCGAAATCTCATAGGCCATCAGAGATCAGGAACGACAAGTGATCAGCAGGATTCTAACGAACAGCAGCCAGTTGCGATCAATAACGATGTAGATGACCAATCAACGGTATTCGGCGATCAGAGCGATGAAATTCCAGATACAGTAACTTTAAACACGGTGGTTTCAGGTAGTTTGACCATAGGGGATTTTCAGAGACAGGGATTTGTCAATCGATGTCCAACTTTCAATGCTGCACGTACGATGCCTTTAGCATATGTATTACTAACCAAaggcttcttctgcttccCCAGTGAGAAAGCTTATGAGAAGTTTTTGGATAACAACAGAACGTTTAACACGCTTGATACAAATGAAGGGTTGGGAATTCCGCTGTTTCACGCTATATCAGCAGGTGTGATCAAGACTATGTTCAATAGACATGCTCCCATAATGAGAATTTACAAATACATGATTATCGACACAGATACAGAGAAACCTCCAAAAGATGGTACATTAGTCGCCCAGGATGGATCTAAAATGCTTTACAAGTATCTTTTTTGCACAATCTACCAAGAATTAATGAATGATTACAGTCGTGTCGAGCATAAGTTCGTCTTCAGCGGTGAAACTGCGCCAGAAAATATAGTACTGGCTAATTATGTTTTAACCCGGGGTACGGATACCAAGATGCAGGGTTTAAATTTACGTTGGTACGGAACCACCGGTTTTGCTTCACCTTTTGGTGCAAGCGTCCTCAAGCTATTGGTTCTCGATGACGGAATGCCGTCAATGATGGATCAATGCAAGCTGGAAGAGTTCGAAGAGTATTCGAAATCTTATAAGGGCAGATCTTTGGGGAAGTTGCCCATTTGGGCCACTTATTCAGATAAGTGCTCCACCATGATACCAAAGAAGCGCTCCTTGAGACTCGCAGAGTTTAATGTGGGCGAAACTGGTCGTGAGTGTTCACGAGGAATAATAGACATTCCAATCGAAACACAGGCACTGGCTTGTATGTGTATGGTCCTGCATGATTTTGAAAGCAGGAAGGATAGACGTGGCGGTGGTGCGATGGTTCTACCTGCAGTTCCTTTTATTTAG
- the DSE2 gene encoding Dse2p (similar to Saccharomyces cerevisiae DSE2 (YHR143W); ancestral locus Anc_2.90), giving the protein MRFQLKTFLSSIALLLATVKSDDVNLFTSDGVVYSYAVVTSTIAPPSVRVETHYYTTTRVREVTLDNSEVETTTEKIISASEVTSTAQSSSTTSSADETTSSTTTTSTTSFSSSQATQASQSRSIVTLQPESTASMTSSTNSASSSTISTTSSTSSSSTTGNLGSSVTPYSTVTGTDGKCSVYYEDDEYYSTFYLTDPSQSIDAATTITSTMVVYETSTIQ; this is encoded by the coding sequence ATGAGATTCCAACTAAAAACTTTCCTTTCCAGTATTGCTCTACTATTAGCCACCGTCAAATCCGATGATGtcaatcttttcacctCCGATGGTGTTGTCTACAGTTATGCTGTCGTTACAAGTACAATTGCACCTCCTAGTGTACGCGTTGAGACCCATTATTATACCACAACCCGTGTGAGAGAGGTTACGCTGGATAATTCCGAAGTTGAAACTAcaactgaaaaaattatCTCTGCCTCTGAAGTTACTTCAACCGCTCAAAGTAGTTCTACTACTTCGTCAGCGGATGAAACTACTTCCAGCACAACCACAACATCCACAAcatctttttcttcatcacaGGCCACTCAAGCTTCTCAATCGAGATCTATCGTGACGTTACAGCCAGAGTCAACTGCCTCAATGACAAGCAGTACTAATAGTGCTTCTTCCTCTACTATTTCCACGACTTCAAgcacatcatcatcttccacaACAGGTAACCTGGGCAGTTCGGTAACACCATATTCAACTGTTACAGGGACTGATGGTAAGTGCTCAGTATACtacgaagatgatgaatatTACAGCACTTTCTACTTGACGGATCCTAGTCAGTCTATCGACGCTGCTACCACTATCACGAGTACGATGGTCGTCTACGAAACGTCCACTATCCAATAG
- the IBD2 gene encoding Ibd2p (similar to Saccharomyces cerevisiae IBD2 (YNL164C); ancestral locus Anc_2.91) gives MPASEISNNASLSVNVMMQQGMQALSKVLKGPLRDHKRPSVDQTTLQALFGRAAERKNLKELPKADDVVSIDEEFSASQSIVETNHESLADFDDPELHLDGEDGEIIFDCGTQELMGSPDQIGEHITQMLESVLPNGMQTGPDGRLHAVVNGDELNITEESFIDLQEAMTSLGHLQTAKQRQQNVKRNLEQLRIIDEHDDDKCMDDEPEAGLPSEESSQQYEPSTKMNNHKHLDFEYPTSHTKRTPNFTALIDQKSPLCLFCEYYMVFGEPPRNMIKWYNKMYEYDSIPRTSDKQEQQHQHQHQKNRRKRNR, from the coding sequence ATGCCAGCATCTGAAATAAGCAACAACGCATCACTGTCGGTAAACGTGATGATGCAACAAGGCATGCAGGCGCTATCAAAAGTACTGAAGGGCCCACTTCGAGATCACAAAAGACCGTCTGTGGACCAAACTACTTTACAGGCTCTATTTGGTCGAGCGgcagaaagaaagaatcttAAAGAACTACCTAAAGCGGATGATGTAGTGAGCATAGACGAAGAATTTTCAGCGAGCCAGAGTATCGTGGAGACAAACCATGAGAGCTTAGCCGATTTTGATGATCCAGAGTTACACCTTGATGGCGAAGACGGTGAGATAATCTTCGATTGTGGGACCCAAGAGCTGATGGGATCGCCAGACCAGATTGGTGAGCATATCACACAAATGCTAGAATCAGTGCTACCGAATGGTATGCAAACGGGACCCGATGGAAGGTTGCACGCAGTGGTAAATGGCGACGAGCTCAATATCACAGAGGAGTCCTTTATAGATTTGCAAGAAGCTATGACAAGTCTGGGACATCTCCAAACGGCAAAGCAACGCCAACAAAATGTTAAACGGAACCTGGAACAACTCAGGATAATTGATGAACATGATGACGACAAATGCATGGATGACGAGCCGGAAGCTGGTCTACCCAGCGAAGAATCTTCCCAACAATACGAGCCCAGCACAAAGATGAATAATCACAAACATCTCGACTTCGAGTATCCCACTTCACACACGAAGCGGACACCCAACTTCACAGCACTGATAGACCAAAAGAGTCCCCTGTGTTTGTTTTGTGAATATTACATGGTTTTCGGCGAACCACCGCGAAATATGATTAAGTGGTACAATAAGATGTACGAGTATGATAGCATTCCGAGAACAAGCGACAAgcaagaacaacaacatcaacatCAGCATCAAAAGAACCGCCGTAAGAGGAATCGTTAG
- the RIA1 gene encoding GTPase RIA1 (similar to Saccharomyces cerevisiae RIA1 (YNL163C); ancestral locus Anc_2.92) has product MPRVDSDTFVRLQNDPSCIRNICIVAHVDHGKTSLSDSLLASNGIISQRLAGKIRYLDSRPDEQLRGITMESSAISLYFRVLHKQENSEEPIVNEHLINLIDSPGHIDFSSEVSAASKLCDGAVVLVDVVEGVCSQTVTVLRQCWTEKLKPVLVLNKIDRLITELQLTPQEAYLHLSRVIEQANSIIGSFFAGQRQLDDYSWREELEKDKDAQFVEKDDSGIYFSPVDNNVIFASAVDGWGFNISQMAKFYEQKLGAKRENLQKVLWGDFYLDPKSKKIINQKGLKNRPLKPLFVSLILENIWKIYENVIMSKNVEIIEKITKTLNINVLPRDLRSKDDKQLLRKIMSQWLPVSTAVLLTVIEKLPSPLDSQGERLDTIISGAPGVEKVDHELLESMRRCDRNGNVSAYVSKMLSIPREELPITSADGSHDPLFERAQRARADALRAAKQAELTDKMNAMNIKDDKKNDNEDLYKRAKDTVLTPEIGDSKESDSFKIVTEKAPEFDLGFEYEMEDDEGGGTADFVPEIDPNDPLSAMFEYEEENPVELPAANTVPEALDDIFDEEQEAMIAFARIYSGTLKVGQEISVLGPKYDPQQPDKFIETATITSIYLFMGRELVPLKECPSGNIVGLGGLAGKILKNGTLVQRGVTGINLAGVIFQTTPIVRVAIEPANPMEMNKLARGLKLLNHADPCVETYVEDSGEHILCTAGELHLERCIKDLRERFAGIEVTHSEPAIPYRETFLSVADMNPTKNAEGKRGSTTLMLGPYKISFRAIPLPSAATTFLESHQADVRAVAEDSSDVSAREGLKSSQFAQQLKEILVESRKEVPELTNDIEKIAAFGPKRIGPNLLISENGLLGGIFSAASGQFEFSDSVINGFQLAVTEGPLAKEPVQGMCIVVEDISEVTEEDIAASEDPQYQRDLLDVSGRLITSTRDSIHEGFLDWAPRMMWAMYSCNIQTSVDVLGKVYAVVQQRRGKIVSEEMKEGTPFFQIEAHIPVVEAFGFSEDIRKKTSGAAQPQLVFAGFECIDLDPFWVPTTEEELEELGDTADKENIARRHMNNVRRRKGLFINEKLIENAEKQRTLKKN; this is encoded by the coding sequence ATGCCCAGAGTAGACTCAGATACGTTTGTTCGTCTACAAAACGATCCTTCATGTATAAGAAACATCTGTATTGTGGCTCACGTTGATCATGGTAAGACTTCCCTGTCAGATTCTTTGCTGGCATCGAATGGGATAATATCGCAGAGATTAGCGGGAAAGATCAGATACCTCGACTCAAGGCCAGATGAGCAACTGCGAGGAATTACAATGGAATCTTCAGCCATTTCTCTTTATTTCAGAGTGTTGCATAAGCAAGAAAATTCTGAGGAGCCCATTGTGAATGAGCAtctgatcaatttgatcgATTCTCCCGGTCATATCGATTTCTCCAGTGAAGTGAGTGCTGCGTCCAAGTTATGTGATGGTGCCGTTGTTCTAGTGGATGTTGTTGAAGGTGTTTGCTCTCAAACGGTGACCGTCTTAAGGCAATGTTGGACTGAAAAGCTAAAACCTGTGTTGGTTTTGAACAAAATCGATAGATTGATTACAGAATTACAACTCACACCTCAGGAAGCCTACCTTCATCTATCAAGGGTCATCGAACAGGCAAACTCTATCATTGGATCCTTCTTCGCTGGACAAAGACAGTTGGATGACTATTCTTGGAGAGAAGAACTGGAGAAGGATAAGGACGCAcagtttgttgaaaaggatgaTTCAGGTATCTACTTCAGTCCGGTAGACAATAACGTTATCTTTGCTTCAGCCGTTGATGGTTGGGGCTTTAATATAAGTCAAATGGCAAAATTCTATGAACAAAAATTAGGAGCCAAGAGAGAAAACCTACAAAAAGTCTTGTGGGGTGATTTCTACCTCGATCCCAAGTCTAAGAAAATTATCAATCAAAAGGGATTGAAAAATAGACCGTTAAAGCCACTTTTTGTTTCATTAATATTGGAAAATATATGGAAAATTTACGAAAACGTTATTATGTCTAAGAACGttgaaatcatcgaaaAGATAACGAAGACTCTTAATATAAACGTCTTGCCACGCGATCTTCGATCGAAAGATGATAAGCAGCTACTGAGAAAGATAATGAGCCAGTGGCTTCCTGTCAGTACCGCTGTGCTTTTAACGGTGATCGAAAAACTACCTTCGCCATTGGATTCTCAGGGAGAAAGACTTGATACGATTATTTCTGGGGCACCTGGTGTCGAAAAGGTCGATCATGAGCTTTTGGAATCCATGAGAAGATGTGATAGGAACGGTAATGTCAGTGCATATGTCTCAAAAATGCTATCCATACCAAGAGAAGAGTTACCAATAACTTCGGCAGATGGCAGTCATGATCCACTTTTTGAGAGAGCTCAACGAGCCAGGGCCGATGCTTTGCGAGCTGCCAAGCAAGCTGAGCTGACAGACAAGATGAATGCGATGAATATAAAGGATGATAAAAAAAATGACAACGAAGATCTTTATAAAAGAGCGAAGGATACTGTATTGACTCCCGAAATAGGAGATTCGAAAGAAAGcgattctttcaagattgTTACTGAAAAAGCTCCCGAGTTTGACTTAGGGTTCGAATACGAAAtggaagatgacgaaggGGGAGGAACGGCAGATTTTGTGCCAGAAATAGACCCAAACGATCCTTTGAGCGCAATGTTTGAATACGAGGAAGAGAACCCTGTCGAGTTACCAGCGGCAAACACGGTTCCAGAAGCTCTCGATGACattttcgatgaagagcAGGAGGCGATGATTGCTTTCGCGAGAATATACAGTGGTACACTCAAAGTCGGTCAAGAGATTTCAGTCTTAGGCCCAAAATACGATCCTCAACAACCTGATAAATTTATCGAAACAGCTACCATCACAAGCATTTATCTATTCATGGGAAGAGAACTTGTGCCGCTCAAAGAATGTCCTTCCGGGAACATCGTCGGTTTGGGTGGTCTAGCAGGGAAGATCTTAAAAAATGGGACCCTAGTTCAGCGTGGAGTAACAGGCATCAACTTGGCAGGTGTCATATTCCAAACGACTCCTATCGTTCGTGTTGCCATTGAACCCGCCAATCCAATGGAAATGAACAAATTAGCTCGAGGGCTGAAGCTGCTGAACCATGCCGACCCCTGTGTGGAGACTTACGTTGAAGATAGCGGAGAACATATTCTCTGTACCGCCGGTGAATTACATCTAGAGAGGTGTATTAAGGATTTGCGTGAGCGTTTTGCAGGTATCGAAGTTACTCACTCGGAGCCAGCTATCCCATACCGCGAGACATTCCTAAGCGTGGCCGATATGAATCCAACCAAAAACGCAGAGGGCAAACGAGGTTCCACAACCTTGATGCTAGGGCCCTACAAGATAAGTTTTAGGGCAATTCCTCTACCTTCGGCAGCCACGACCTTTTTGGAATCTCACCAAGCTGATGTCAGAGCTGTTGCAGAAGATTCTTCTGATGTGAGTGCTCGAGAAGGGTTGAAAAGCAGCCAATTTGCTcaacagttgaaagaaatcttgGTTGAGAGTCGGAAAGAAGTGCCAGAACTTACCAATGACATAGAAAAGATCGCAGCATTTGGTCCAAAGAGAATTGGCCCAAATTTGCTAATATCTGAGAATGGTTTACTTGGTGGCATCTTTTCAGCAGCTTCTGGCCAGTTCGAATTTTCCGATTCAGTTATCAACGGGTTCCAATTAGCAGTCACTGAGGGTCCTTTGGCTAAAGAACCAGTTCAAGGTATGTGCATTGTCGTGGAAGATATTTCGGAAGTAACAGAGGAAGATATTGCCGCTAGTGAGGACCCACAGTACCAAAGGGACCTGCTGGACGTCTCGGGTAGATTGATCACTTCAACGCGTGACTCCATTCATGAAGGATTCCTCGATTGGGCGCCAAGGATGATGTGGGCAATGTATTCTTGTAATATTCAGACTTCAGTTGATGTACTCGGTAAAGTTTATGCTGTTGTGCAACAAAGACGAGGAAAAATTGTGTCCGAAGAGATGAAGGAAGGAACTcctttcttccaaattgaaGCTCATATTCCTGTTGTGGAGGCTTTCGGTTTCAGTGAAGATATAAGAAAGAAGACTTCCGGTGCGGCTCAACCTCAGCTGGTATTTGCGGGCTTCGAATGCATAGATCTGGACCCATTCTGGGTTCCTAcgactgaagaagagttagaAGAGTTGGGTGATACCGCTGATAAGGAAAACATTGCTCGTAGACATATGAATAATGTTAGAAGGCGCAAAGGTTTATTTATCAATGAGAAACTCATTGAGAACGCAGAGAAGcaaagaactttgaaaaagaatTGA
- the TDEL0F00810 gene encoding uncharacterized protein (similar to Saccharomyces cerevisiae YNL162W-A; ancestral locus Anc_2.93) — protein sequence MMADMCPDCGDFLTKCLIQQNYAMVLCPNLRCGYPFNQNETSENVVYVEESEVLEVAKQRLSKS from the coding sequence ATGATGGCAGATATGTGTCCCGATTGTGGAGATTTCCTGACCAAATGCTTAATCCAACAAAACTATGCAATGGTACTATGCCCGAACCTACGTTGTGGGTATCCGTTTAATCAGAACGAGACCTCAGAGAACGTAGTTTACGTTGAAGAATCGGAAGTGTTGGAAGTGGCAAAACAACGACTTTCCAAGAGTTAA
- the CHS7 gene encoding Chs7p (similar to Saccharomyces cerevisiae CHS7 (YHR142W); ancestral locus Anc_2.94) yields MAYGDFAGICLRTPLPLCSVVKSSTHMVLSNATQIHDFDPSNIKVGILPKCYARSIDVANTVIFGIGNAFVNIGALVVILIIIYNIRQKYTAIGRSEYLYFYQLALLLIVFTLVVNTGASPPGSGSYPYFVAIQIGLAGACCWTLLINGLLGFNLWEDGTTRSMLLVRGSSLIGFTANFLASILTFETWNERGEIDSMNTIALFTVVYVVNAVVLAIHIICQLLVSFFVVRSLWVTGAILLGVFFFVVGQVIVFAVSDAVCRGANHYIDGLFVGSICNIFTLMMVYKIWDMTTDDDLEFSVSVSKEGDVIYSNALR; encoded by the coding sequence ATGGCCTATGGGGATTTTGCCGGTATATGTCTGAGAACTCCTCTGCCGTTATGTTCGGTAGTTAAGTCTTCGACGCATATGGTTTTGTCGAATGCAACCCAGATTCACGATTTTGATCCGAGCAATATAAAGGTTGGTATCTTACCTAAGTGCTACGCTCGTTCTATTGATGTCGCCAATACAGTTATCTTTGGAATTGGGAATGCATTTGTTAATATTGGGGCATTGGTGGTCATTCTAATCATTATTTATAACATCAGGCAAAAATATACCGCGATTGGCAGATCGGAATATCTGTATTTTTACCAACTTGCATTATTGCTGATCGTTTTCACTCTAGTGGTGAATACCGGGGCTTCACCACCAGGATCTGGTTCATATCCATATTTTGTTGCCATACAAATTGGCCTCGCGGGGGCTTGTTGTTGGACTTTACTGATAAATGGTCTACTCGGTTTTAACCTGTGGGAAGATGGTACAACTAGATCGATGTTATTGGTACGTGGTTCATCACTCATAGGATTTACTGCTAATTTCCTGGCATCCATTCTAACGTTTGAAACTTGGAATGAGAGAGGAGAGATTGATTCAATGAATACAATTGCATTATTTACTGTTGTCTACGTGGTGAATGCCGTCGTACTCGCAATACACATCATTTGTCAATTGttagtttctttcttcgtcGTTCGCAGTTTGTGGGTTACCGGGGCGATCCTACTAGGTGTATTTTTCTTCGTCGTGGGTCAGGTTATTGTCTTCGCGGTCTCTGATGCTGTATGTCGTGGCGCCAATCATTATATCGATGGTCTCTTTGTCGGTAGTATCTGTAACATTTTCACCTTGATGATGGTTTATAAGATTTGGGATATGACGACggatgatgatttggaatttAGCGTCAGTGTCAGCAAAGAAGGAGACGTCATATATAGTAATGCATTAAGGTAG
- the RPL42A gene encoding 60S ribosomal protein eL42 (similar to Saccharomyces cerevisiae RPL42B (YHR141C) and RPL42A (YNL162W); ancestral locus Anc_2.95) produces the protein MVNVPKTRKTYCKGKACRKHTQHKVTQYKAGKASLFAQGKRRYDRKQSGFGGQTKPVFHKKAKTTKKVVLRLECVACKTRAQLTLKRCKHFELGGEKKQKGQALQF, from the exons ATGG TTAACGTTCCAAAGACCAGAAAGACCTACTGTAAGGGTAAGGCCTGCCGTAAGCACACTCAACACAAGGTTACCCAATACAAGGCCGGTAAGGCTTCCTTGTTCGCTCAAGGTAAGAGACGTTATGACCGTAAACAATCCGGTTTCGGTGGTCAAACCAAGCCTGTCTTCCACAAGAAAGCTAAGACTACCAAGAAGGTCGTCTTGAGATTGGAATGTGTTGCTTGTAAGACTagagctcaattgactttgaagaGATGTAAGCACTTCGAATTGGGTGGtgaaaagaagcaaaaggGTCAAGCTTTGCAATTCTAA